The Nematostella vectensis chromosome 6, jaNemVect1.1, whole genome shotgun sequence region AAGAAGACAGTGGacggtatacctgtgttgcTAAGAGGCCGTGTGGTGAAATATCCGCCAACATCACACTTACTGTAGATTGTAAGTATTGAAAGGTACTTTTATCGAATGATGTGACTCCTGATTAATCTAACGCCATCTCTGTCTTGTTGTATCCTGTAGCCCCAACCTTGCATCCCGGGAATCAAACCAGAGGTAAGATGGTGGCTTGTTATTGCGTTTATCTTGATTTACTTGCTTGATTTTGCTTGTTGCTACCTTAATAGCCCATCCCcttccattttcatttctcccctcgcattttctttttctccttttACAATCTTCTCTTTCTTCTCCTTTAATCATAATCGTCTGCTTTTCGTCTTTCTACCttgttatctttttttctgacctcttctgttttttttttttgcgttctGCCCAGCTCCCCCGACGTTCACGGTCAGCAAGTTGAAACGCGAAAAGACCCTGATAGCAATGCCTGTTGGAAACTCCCTAAAACTCGACTGCTCCGCCGACGGTAAGCCTCGTCCCACCGTGGTTTGGCTGAAGAATGGCAAGCCTTTCTTAAAACGTGACGGGGTTGAGCTGTCCCTTCGTCCTTACCAGTATGTGCTTAGCATGAGAGATGCAGTTCCCAGTGACGATGGCCGCTACACGTGTAATGTATCAAATGCACTTGGATGGATAAACCACACTTACACAGTTGACGTCAGAGGTAAAATCAGTATGCCGTGTTGATTCCTTCCTTCCCCCCAGTTATTCACACGACCTAAGGGACATAtgtgccaagtttggtgcttctACTAAAAAGTGCACAAAACAGCCATTTTTGGCGCTAAGTCACCCTACTACCTATCGTGCCACGTGATATGTATTCTATATCAGATGCTGGGTATTCATTTATTGAATTCTTTTATGAACAGAGCGGGTTCGCGCCAAGCCTGTCCTGCAGCCTATCGCTAATGTGACGGTATTGTCCGGTGAAAATGCCACATTGGAGTGTAAAGCGATGAGTGACTCGATGCCGCATTTCCAGTGGATACGGTGGTTCACGGCACGCGTCAATGGCTCTTCCAATGAAACCACCCTTCGCTTCGAAGTCGTGAAACAAACTCCACATTCCGACCACATCCTTAGGCCTAAAAGTGAGCACAGATTCGCGTTTCACGGAGTCAAGCTCACGTTGTTTAACGTGTCAAAGGAGGACGAGGGAAAATATACTTGCCTTGTTGGTAATGCTGTCGGTTACAACGCTGAAAATGGATATCTGATTGTCAAAGGTATGATTACGTTGATtaaaatatgatgatgattaaaataatatgattgatgggtgatgatgattaaaatattattaatctTGGCGATGGTTTAtaggtaatgatgatgattgtacTAATACTCCTCGCCATAATAAAGAGCGACTCGTAGATGAAAAAGTGTCGATATCAGCTTTTTACGGGACCCCGGATGCTAAATGTTTTCTTCACTAGTATAACACTGTGATATAGCGCTTTAAATTATTGTTTGATTGAGTTTTCGTGTGTTTGGTCCTTAGATCAATTCTCAACCACATCCACTGTGATAGACACTCAGGCAGAGCTGACAATAACTCCGCACATGATAGAGGCGACCAGGCCAAGGAACGACGGAGTCACCAAAAAGATCGTCATCATAGTAGTCGTCGTATCCGTCATCGCGCTCgtcatcttcatcttcatcgcTTACGGGTGCTACGTCAAGCACAAGATGGGTCCCAAAACCAAACAGAACATTCAATACACCACCGCTAACATAGAACCGGCTTCCCCATTCCAAAGAAACCACTCTATGAGAACAAGCACCTCGTCTTACGGATCCACCGTTCCACTGTTAGCCCGAGAACGGAGCATGCGGTCTCGACTCGGCTCCAATCTATCGCAGGTCTCCGAGATCGAGCTTCCTTTGGATGAGGAATGGGAACTAGACAGGAGTCAGATTAGTCTTTTAGGAATACTCGGAGAGGGTGCGTTCGGCCGGGTGGTAAAGGCAGACGCTATTGGCCTCCCCAATATGCCTTATCGGTGCAACGTCGCAGTCAAAATGTTAAAAGGTAAGTTATTTACCCGCTATTGCTTCAAAAGTAACCCATTCCCTGAAAAACAAAGTATTAGACAGACTTCCCAAGATCCAaacccaacccaacccaaccATGTTGCTTCGCATCCTTCAATCTTATACAACTGTTCTTTTGTTTTACAGAGGATGCCACCGAGCACGAATTAGCAGACTTAGTTTCAGAGATGGAAGTTATGAAAACTATAGGACAACATGTCAATATTATCAACCTCATTGGTGCCTGTACGCAAAAGGGTAAGAGCAAATGGTTTACAACATTGCTTTTTAACCTGCATTCGCtattattatttctacagtTTTTGAGTTCTATATCACTTTTACCCCATATTCTACGTGTCTTTTCTCTCGAGAGTGTGTAGGTCCTTGATATTTCCCTTGTTCTATCCCAGGGCCATTATTTGTGGTCGTTGAGTACGCCAGCCAAGGCAATCTTCGGCAGTTTCTCCGGGCGAGGAGACCCATTCCCGAATACGCCAATCCTTTGACAGAGCCCCCACGAGAGAAACTCAAGCTAGTCGATTTGGTGTCGTTCTCCTACCAAGTAGCACGGGGCATGGAATATCTTGAATCTAAAAAGGTTAGAAACCTACTTTTGATTTGTATTCAATTGTGCGCATTTGTCCCAATGAGcttattatttgtttattattttatagtgCATCCATCGGGATCTCGCCGCTAGAAATGTGCTGGTTTCAGATAACCACGTGATCAAGATAGCGGACTTCGGATTGGCCCGTGACATTCATGACATTGACTATTACAGAAAAACAACGGACGTAAGTTAACAAGTTATCCTTGAATTTAGAAATGTCGAAAAGGACGTTTCGTTGACGCTTTTATAAGGGTAACAAGGGTGTGGCATAAGAATTGCAAAAGGGTTGATCAGGTATATATTCAATTTCATTAGCATCTGGTTATTTCTAAGTAAGAAAACTAATAGGGATGCGCACCAGACGCCAGACCCTAGCCGCGCACGCATGCGCGATATAGTGATTCttatgactttttttttcagggccGCTTACCTGTAAAGTGGATGGCGCTGGAAGCCTTATTCGATCGCGTCTACACAGCACAAAGCGACGTGTAAGTAAATGGTTTCCTTCCACTcccatctaaaaaaaactctaccAACTAATACAATGGCACCTCACACCAAAATCATCACACTCTCTGGGAAAGTTTCAACAAAAATCCActaataggggacttgtgctaagagatcacgtgactgtttgggtggcaaactagcgcgcgctcagtcttttagcggcaaaataacaacaacaaaaggcAACTTATTCAGCTCTTACGAAAAAGCCAAGttcttttctttcaaaaagggtttagtttcatttaaagattttattttgtcGTCgctctctggtgtgacggtcGCGatcatttctgattttttgtttgatttttttttgttttgaatttgccactcaGAAAGGtaacgtgatctcttagcgaaAGTTCCCTATTTGATGTAATTTTAcatataaaaaggaaaaatagcaCTGTTGAAAGGGAAAGGTCGTTTTCTCGGAAAGTAGCGTCTCCAAAATCAATTTCATCCAACATGAATTGAAGTTCCTTGTTATTGCATTCTTGCTACAGGTGGGCATATGGAATTCTGATGTGGGAAATAGTAACCTTTGGTAAGTCATTCAAACATGTATGGTTGAAAAGTAATAGTTTTCTATAACCGGTCTTTGATATTTCTTGATACTTTGTTGTACTTGATCTACGTTAAAGAGACACGTAAGATTTCTAAGAAACGTagaaatgttgttgttgttgatttctCATTTTTCCGTCTTCATAGGCATTCTACTTTTTGACTGATCAAAATTCAATTTCAACTTTTATTTAGGTGGATCCCCGTATCCCGGCATTCCTCTGTGGAAGCTTTTTGAGCTGCTTAAAGAGGGCTATCGTATGGAACAACCAGTCAATTGTCAGGACGACGTGTAAGTACAATGGAATaccagtgccgtagcaggcctcgaaatattgtgggaaggggcacaatacagaaacattaaaaattttttggggcacagtcacgcccctTTCTGGTCGTTTTCTTatagtttttaaaaatattggggggaacATGCCCGCtttgccccaccccctgttacGGTGCTGAATAGGATAACTCAAAAATTGATTACTCGGAAATCTTATCTTTTTTTACGTAGTACTCTCAGTATTTTTACCCACGTTGATTTGAACTTTTTAGGAACCATCATGATATTTCAAGTACTACACACAATTATTTAGTTTGAACAACAAAACGCGTCaatcatactaaccatccccTTACGGGATAAGGGGTGGGAAAAGACGAAACAGATTCGTAGATTTTTGTTATTGCCACACTTGTTATAAATTCGATCGTTAATAAGTAGTGAATACTCGGCcatattttatttctcttgtttttACATTTGCAGGTATGCTCTTATGCTGCGATGTTGGCATGAGAACCCCAACCAACGCCCGACATTCGCTGAAATCGTCAAGGAAATGGACGCGAAACTGACAGCGCTTTCTGAACAGGTtagcatgacgtcatcataattacttattattttttttttcaaattatgaCGTCTTGCCACGCATAAGTTATTGCGCGCTGATGACATGGTACTGCTATTATAGTGTATTAAGTCCAGATGCCTGGTACACTTGGTGACCATCTCGCATTACCTTACTTAGATAAGCTAATTTTTCATTGCATTAAGCAAAACACAGCCATTAAAGATGAATTTCTTCTCTTTTAATTTTGTGCTTCTGCCTAGTACTACGTATGTACATTCCATTTCTAATGATAGCCTACTTTTCTTCATAAGAGTTGGTTACCCTCCTATGTCTGAGTTACATGCTTGGTCCATTCTATTAATCCGTTTCCTTCAAGGCTGGTTATTGTTTAGCTGTCTAATTCTCTAATCTTTGTATTTGCTCCAATTCTATAGGAATACCTCGATCTGACGTCCCCGCTGTCCAATCCGGTGGCTCCAATAGAGACGCCTCCTTCTTCCGAATCTAGTCCGACCCCTCGTGAATCTCTAAGTTCTAGTGTATTCGAGAGTACTGACAATATTTGGACGAGTATGAACAATCACGAGCCCAAGCACGGCCCGCACTGTAGAGGATCTCATACTACAAACGTTGATACCAATGAAGTGACTTATAGTTGTTCATGTAGGGAAAATACGGATCAGAGGGACTCTGGAGTTGGACTTGAAGGGTCCTCGCGAGAGGTAGTTATAGAGGGGAAAAAGTCCGTTTATTTTCGACCAGCGTTACAAAGTGATGTATAACACATGGTGCTGAGGACTAGACGTCTCTCAGAAGGCTGGAAAATAACGGAGAATCGCCAACCGCAAGATCGCTGTCTCTTCACAGTCACGTGTATTGAAGGATGAATGACTCCCGCGCATTCGTAGGGGATACCCGATCTAGTAACCATTGCGGAGATTCTATGGAGAACCAGACGTCATTTCTATATTGAAATGCCAGGTGAAAACAGTACTCTAAAATGAGTGCCAGTAAATGAAGCAAAGTATATACTGAATAACAATAACAGACATTCAAGCTATTGCAGCCGTTAACAAAGGAAGTCAGCACTACTGCAGAATTCAGCTGTAAAGGCTTTTTGCCTAGTGAAAATCGCCCCTCCTCCAATCATTGATTACACTATTTTGACAGATAACTGTGATTAAATGCAGCACGATAAGAGGATTGGACTATGCACTATGGAGCTAGCTTTTGTTAAATTCGCTGTACACATCAAATATAGGATTCCCAATTAGCAATCCTCTACAATTTAAATGCAAGTCCACATCGTTATAATCATGAAAAGATGGTGCCGCGCCTAGCAAAACGAATGGAATAAACCGTCTTTGATATAAAATATTCCCGAAATGTAAACTGGTGCACCACACTCAGCTAGATAGGAAAACAAGATCGTGTCCAAAATATCCTAACAAGATACCGTGAACCCTTGAAAATAAACGGCACAAGGCGCGGCGCCATTATTTCCGTAAACGTCAATGTGTTCTTGTAGAAGTGTAATGTTGCGGTATCCGCAATCAGAGATATctattaaatattatatttgtaTAGGCAAAGAGCATATTATTTCAACTATGGGCTAGACATTTGACGATGAATAAAGGGgtgtagaaaaataataaatgattaGGGGATCAAAATTGATCCCATAAATATATTAAAGAACAAACAATACTATTATTTCGGTAGACGgtcgtaaataataataaaaaaaactgccaaCCTGCTGCATGGTGTATAATGATTTCATGGTTTAAATCAAATCATTGTAAGCAGGAAGtcgggaaaaaaaagaaaaaactacTCAAATGGCTAAACCCGCCAGGATTtacttgggggaggggggagggggggagttcAGCTATCGTATGGAAGATAACAAGCCCTTTTTGGTCGCCTAGTGAAATATCGCCCGCACAAATGTGTACGCCGTACGCGATGCCAAGGCTAATGCCATCGACAATACAatcatttatattttttataaaaaaaaatagcataaGTGCTGAGTTTACAGTCTTATCGAGTATCTTGTCAATATCGAGTATCTTGACAGCCATGTATTATTCTAACAGCTCAGGAAACGCGCACCCTCTTTCGTAACAAATCTTCGACAAGCTTGTAAATTCCGTGAGTAATGTCCAAGGTGAAACAACATCAATATTTTCGTTTCAAGAAACTCAAAACATTTCAGTCAACCCAGGGTTTGATCCAGAATTTCGCACATGGCGGCAGGTAGCTTCCATACATTTCCTCTAAAAATCCTTGTAGGGTGAGGGTGGCAGTGTTCACCTGGTCCCCGCCAGCCTCATCCCCCTCCTTTACCCGGCGCTGTCAGTCTAAAGAGGCAATAATGACGTACCGTTGAGGTACGAGTTCTGGTCTTATTTTCGGGAGATAACCTTAAGGTCCAGGGCTGCCTGTATCAAATTTGCACGAGCGGACATGTCTTACGTTTCACGTGGTAAGTCACAAGGAACCTGAAATCGCCAGCGTTTAAACTCAAACCAGGTAAGAAAATAGAGAGAATTGATACTACTTGAAGGCATAGCACTTTTCGTTTAAGAACAAGATTAATCACTTCATGTTTCTTCTGAAAATGGCTTCGTAATTTGCAATCGGTGGCGTACGCACTAAATGCTTTGTAATGAATTGATGCTTGCAAGGCACAGGAAAGATTTCACCAGGTTATATTGGAAAAAAGAGAAACCTTTGCCTTCATTATAAGCCTTAATTGGTACACAGATTTCGTAAGATTTTGAGGTTTATCAAGACTTGTTTAAACAAGGGTGTGAGGCACCAACCATCTTGCGCCCCCTTAACTCTGAGTCTAATATGAAACAAATGCTGGCAAGAATACATTAGGGAAAGGATAAAAAGCAATCGGTGTATTCGCATCTGAAGCTAAATGGGcaaagtaaaaataataaacactaGAATAACCCGAATTGTAGcaaagaaaaagggaaaaagGTTCTCTGAACCTTTGAATCACAAAATACTATTAATGTGTATACATTTGCTTTCATCGCATGTCAGTCCAAATACACGTACAATAGACATACCACGCTTGCTTGCGCACACACGGTCAAATGACGCACACACGGTTAAACTACTCAAACACAGTAAATGACGCACACACGGTTAAGTGAATCACGCACTGTTAAGTTACGCACACACAGTTAAGTTGCGCACACGCGGTCACATGACGCACACACGGATAAATGACGTACACATACAGTAACTGACGCACACACACGGTTAAATGACGCACACACGGTTAAGTGACGCACACATAGCTAAGTGATGCAAACACGGTTAAATGACGTAAACACGGTTAATTGACGCACGGTTAAATGACGCACACACGGTTAAGTGATGCACACACGGTTAAGTGACGCACACACGGTTAAGTTGCGCACACACGTTTAAGTGACGCACACACGGTTAAGTTGCGCACACACGGTTAAATTGCGCACACACGGCTAAATGACGCACACACGGTTAAGTGAATCACGCACTGTTAAGTGACGCACACACAGTTAAGTTGCGCACACACGGTCAAATGACGCAGACACGGATAAATGACGTACACATACAGTAACATGACGCACACACACGGTTAAATGACGCACACACGGTTAAGTGACACACACATAGCTAAGTGATGCAAACACGGTTAAATGACGTAAACACGGTTAATTGACGCACGGTTAAATGACGCACACACGGTTAAGTGATGCACACACGGTTAAGTGACGCACACACGGTTAAGTTGCGCACACATGGTAAAGTTGCGCCCACACAGCTAAATGACACCCACAAGCAAAGTGACACACACACGGTTAAGTGACACCCACATGGTTAAGTGACGCACACACGGCTAATGAAACACACACGGTTAAGTGACGCACACACGGCTAAATGACGCACACACGGTTAAGTGAATCACGCACTGTTAAGTGACGCACACACAGTTAAGTTGCGCACACACGGTCAAATGACGCAGACACGGATAAATGACGTACACATACAGTAACATGACGCACACACACGGTTAAATGACGCACACACGGTTAAGTGACGCACACATAGCTAAGTGATGCAAACACGGTTAAATGACGTAAACACGGTTAATTGACGCACGGTTAAATGACGCACACACGGTTAAGTGATGCACACACGGTTAAGTGACGCACACACGGTTAAGTTGCGCACACATGGTAAAGTTGCGCCCACACAGCTAAATGACACCCACAAGCAAAGTGACGCACACACGGCTAATGACACACACACGGCTAAATGACGCACACACGGCTAAATGACGCACACACGGCTAAATGACGCACACACGGCTAAATGACGCACACACGGTTTAATGACGAACACACGGCTAAATGACGAACACACGGCTAAATGACGCACACACGGCTAAATGACGCACACACGGCTAAATGACGAACACACGGCTAAATGACGGCACACGCACTGTGAGTGCGCAACTTTCCTTGAGATAATTCCTGCGCAAAACTTAAAAACAGCTTGAAAAACATGATTTCATAGGCTGGAAACGATGGCTTGGATGGTATATTTAATCATATTTCAGTCAAATTTCGTGGAATGTGGTAATATTTGCTTTATCCGAATAACAAATTTCGACTTTTTActgtaaaagaaaaagattCTATCGAAAATTGAAATGTGTTGAGAATCATGAGCCATGACTTTGAAGTATAGCTCCCTttacacccccctccccttccccctaaaGGAAACGGGATTTGGTAGGTTAATGGAACGGGGTTTGAAGTTAAAAGGAAAATCTCAATAGGAACGGAAACGAGATTTGGAGTGAGCAGTGGCCGGGAGGGACCGAAGATCAAAAGCGGTCGGGAAAATCAGGATTTAGACCTGGTCACCTGTTGCCGCTTATTCAGTCTTCTCCCGCAAGACAATTAAAAAATTAAGTGTATTGCCATAGCGCCTCTTTAATACGGGCAGAAaagacaattaaaaaaataagggtATTGTCATAGCACCTCTTTAATACGGGCAGAAAAGATCTTTCAGCATTCAAATCCAAAAGGTATCACTAAAAAGGTTTACTGTTTACGaaccaaaaaaatcataaaaagcAAACAGTAGCTGATAGTTTGATAGGAAAGGGATACACAAAAAATGTTGGCGTTTTTAAACAAAAGGAGAAAATACCTCCTGTTGTTGAGCGTCTGCCGTAATAACACGCTCACCAGGCATCGGTTTGTTATCAGCAATAACAGCGATTGAGTTCAAAGTCAGGAAGGAAACTGAACAATGCGCGCAGCAGAGCAAACGAGCACTCACTCGCAGACACGGGAAACCCACAAGAATACGATCGGGATGGTCTCACACAGGCGCAAACTAGCGGAACTCAAGAAGGCTCCTATGCATTCTCGCCCATTACTAGCGTTTCCTGGTATAACCGCACGGGGGTACTTAACGATGATTAAAGGAGACTAAGTTTTGTAAACCACCAGGCAACAACAGCAGCTACGTTATTGAAAGACAATT contains the following coding sequences:
- the LOC5521468 gene encoding fibroblast growth factor receptor 3; translated protein: MFSQGARRFTGGVLLAALLALITERSTAEPTCSVPMFRGAPANSTIQAAGTDVKLVCQVLDQKDVFTDYIWYKDGKKMSVSHSSRMRIKRLRYLKIKNLDKEDSGRYTCVAKRPCGEISANITLTVDSPTLHPGNQTRAPPTFTVSKLKREKTLIAMPVGNSLKLDCSADGKPRPTVVWLKNGKPFLKRDGVELSLRPYQYVLSMRDAVPSDDGRYTCNVSNALGWINHTYTVDVRERVRAKPVLQPIANVTVLSGENATLECKAMSDSMPHFQWIRWFTARVNGSSNETTLRFEVVKQTPHSDHILRPKSEHRFAFHGVKLTLFNVSKEDEGKYTCLVGNAVGYNAENGYLIVKDQFSTTSTVIDTQAELTITPHMIEATRPRNDGVTKKIVIIVVVVSVIALVIFIFIAYGCYVKHKMGPKTKQNIQYTTANIEPASPFQRNHSMRTSTSSYGSTVPLLARERSMRSRLGSNLSQVSEIELPLDEEWELDRSQISLLGILGEGAFGRVVKADAIGLPNMPYRCNVAVKMLKEDATEHELADLVSEMEVMKTIGQHVNIINLIGACTQKGPLFVVVEYASQGNLRQFLRARRPIPEYANPLTEPPREKLKLVDLVSFSYQVARGMEYLESKKCIHRDLAARNVLVSDNHVIKIADFGLARDIHDIDYYRKTTDGRLPVKWMALEALFDRVYTAQSDVWAYGILMWEIVTFGGSPYPGIPLWKLFELLKEGYRMEQPVNCQDDVYALMLRCWHENPNQRPTFAEIVKEMDAKLTALSEQEYLDLTSPLSNPVAPIETPPSSESSPTPRESLSSSVFESTDNIWTSMNNHEPKHGPHCRGSHTTNVDTNEVTYSCSCRENTDQRDSGVGLEGSSREVVIEGKKSVYFRPALQSDV